TTTGGATGTAAGGATTATAATGGATGAGGTGTAGGAATTATTTTTGTATGAATGGCTAAGAAATGATGGgaaattgtataaaaaatggACCAATAGTTATACTAAAGTAGACCAATTAGATCCAAGCATATCCAATTCTCCTTAATATTCCACTGTTTATCTTCAACAAGTCAAGGGAAAATTCAGATTAGGTTTGAGCAGGTTTCAATAGGCAGATCACAAACGTCTGGGTTTCTGCACTTATTATCAACCATGTCAGCTTTAACAAGTCAAACTAATTTATTCAAATAGATTTgtgataatataaataatgaactgaAAGAATAATGAACATAGTGCAGCGTTTGATGAACAAATCCAAGAGCTTCTTACCTTTGTTGATCCTTGTGATGTGTTTTCTTCAGATGTGTCCAACACAACTGATGAGCTCTGTATTTAATGATTTGCCTCCGATGTTgacacacacttaaaaaaagaaacacatccTCTTTAACTCGCCAGATGACATTGTTTGAATGTCTTGTATTTACTCATCAGATTTGCCAGACAAGTCACATGCttcaaaaatatacacatattcCCGACAATTTCAGAAAGCGTACACTTGAACTGATTTTTGAGACTATTAAACACGTATGACAAAACAGAGATACAGGATTAGTTATATTTAGGCAAAGTGTTAttaaacacatgcacatttaatttaatatttaattgcaTCTTTTCTACATTGTGGTTcaattgtaaaaatataaaatctgaaaaatctaaaatcatgcgttatattttaataatataaagcaTTTCCATAACATACCATCATTTATTATGAGTTGTATGGAGAAACATTTTGTTGATATAGTTAGGTTTCCTGTAAGCAAaaatttgtttaacatttagtgATGGAGTCTCTAGTATCAGAGCTAATGCATCTGTAATTACgttgtccactagagggcagtggTTCAATAACATGACAAACTGCTTTGTTTTTGTACTTCAAGATTAAGAAAAAAGTGGCACTAAAACATATAATGTCTGAGGAGTCCTTGGAAAATCGTGTactataatagaaataaaacatgacaggatgGTAAAAATAACTGCACTTCACCTATGGCTGCATTACAATGGCTAAATTTTGGAGAGTACATCTCtgggacttttattttttcataatatTCTCTATAGCTGTTCTTTTGAGCACTACGTTGAAACATCCTTGAAAGGAAAACAaccatttttttctatactACTATATTACTCAAATTTTCTACACAACGTCACcgaaaattaaagaaaaaacttgGTTAAATCCATTGGTTTACACAAATGAAATGTTGACACTAAACAAATCCATATATTCAGCAGAATTGCATCTCATTCTTGTTTGGCATGGGACATACTGTATCTCTGCACGCCATCACTGACTCCCCCAGTATTTTTTAAGAGTACACGATCAATCTATTCGGCACTGTGCCacaaacaaatgtcacactgtatATTTTCATAGTCTTTATGGTCATTTATAGTGTGTCCATGATGCAAATTTCGTCACAACTCTACAGACCAAATGCTTTGACTTGGTCTTGCTTGGACATTTGTAAGGAAATAATTTAGTACTGTTTACACTGACTCTTCTACAGCCGCATACTGTAATGATTCATAATTCCATTATGTATCACCCAAGGGCACAGGTTTCACTTTAGAGTCTGGTTTTTCTCAAGGTTTCTGAAGAATAAAACATAGAGTATCAGGGATTATTAAGAGTACGGTGCTGTTGGTGCTGTTGGTGCTGAAGAAGACAAACCCAAAAGGCTCATATTAGTACTACTAACACTTTTTATTGTACAGGAGGCTATGTTTTTTTGACCAATAGAGGCCTCTGGTGGTCAGTGGAAGCCTTGCTAATTAAAATTAACcatatttttttcatcacaGTTGAATGGAAACACTTCATGAAGCTTCATCTTCTTGCCATTCCTAGATGAAGATGATCTCAAAAGAAAAAGAGGTAAAACCAATGTGGAAGACAATAGAAAGTTCTCTGTACTTTTTAATCAAAGAAGCAGGGAAATGgtcaaaaaaagtaaaacatgaaGCAGGTCAAAACACAAATCAAAATAAGTgagtaattaaattaaagagTGGATTGAATGAAACCAGTTGATCTGCTATGCCGATATGGTCAACATACGTTGGGTGACTGAATCATCTACAAATATTTGCATCCATGCATGGCACCCCAGGGTAAGCTCTCGCAGGTTAGCCATTTATTTGTAAGAGAAATGTGAAAAGCATGAAAATAGGTTATCTGATGGGGAAAAGTTGATCAGAGGAGAAAGGGCTGATTTTCTACAGTCATCCTGCACATTGTTTCACATGAGCACTCTCCCTTAATTCATTACATTAGACATGCATATGCTTGTTACAGGCATCTTTGGGTTTGTGATCACaatcagaatatttttttccGGCCCTTTGTGTTTAAGAAGTAGCAGGAATCTTTCATGTTGAAGAAGTAACAAGGCTCTTAGAAGTTCCTCTAATAAGCCCAGTGACCGTTCAAGCACTAGATGCTTTAAGGTCTGAATTTTAAGGTTACTGTGCCAATTTCAGTTCACTGAATGATGCTTGGGTTTTTTGCATAGAAATAATAAGACTCAGCGCTGATTATAGAGGCCTCGACTCTGTCCTGGTGAAGTACTGAATCCCATTACCACTGATGCCATCAGCTCTGGAACAAATACATGAAATAAGAGTTTCTTACATCCTTATCAGGATTTGATAGGAGGATAAGTGGAAGACACTGTGGTCATTTTAAACAGCTAGTGGTTTGGTATTCTAAGCTTGGTTTGGTATTCTAAGCCATTGTGAATGATGTACTCAGAGGCATGCACAATTGTTTTGTAGTTGTTTACAATGACAAAATTACTATTCAATGTAGATCATGTTCACCATGTCCTCATAGGCAATCAATCGTAAACTGGAATAGTCTGAATTTCATCAGTCCTCAGGCTTATACCTGGGATCCATCAGAGATACCCaaccatttacagtatgatGGATGATATATGAAGCAACACTGTGATTACCATGACCTTGTCCATGACCTTGTGAATGAAGGATCTGCAGTAATTCATAAGAGATACAAACTTTTGAAGAAGAGTATTTTATGGATTCACTTCTGCTCCTCTTACTTCCTGGCTCACAGTAAAACCCAGAACCTTTAAAGGAATGAAGCAGCCATCAGTGCATTGAAAGACCTCATGAACATgtttaagaagaagaaattcTTAATCAGAACATGCAACTGCATGTAGTTTTTAAATACAAGACATGGGACATAATGGACAGCTCTCAAACCCAATACTAAGAACTTTTACCAACaccccaccacctccaccaccaacTTCCCCGATAACCTGGGCACCCTGGTATTTGGAAAACTCTTCATTTAGTCTAGAACAGTTTATGTGGGAATTTATTTAACCCTGTGAAATATCTGCTCAATCTACAACCCCATGACATTGTTTACCGCCCTCTTATGGCCATTATGGATTTTCTTTTTATGGCGTACCCAAAGATACAGTGTCTGAACAATGTATGCCATTCACTTTTCGGTTCTCAAAAATGATTCTATTCTAACTGAAGATTAATATCAggtaacttttattttatttagtaatgtACTTTACAAATGCATTATTTGTATAATACAAAGAGTTAAATAAAGGTCAATAATATACTTTGCCATAACTAGCTTAAGAAACTGACTTTATTAAAGCTAACATACTAACATGTAAAGTAATACAATTTGATTTAGTTGGTTgacttttacattacattatctACCACCTTTTCATGTATAGGATCACTTTTCCTATACAAGTCATCAAAAcatggattcattcattcatttattcattttctaccacttatccgaacttctcaggcatcatcaggcatcaaggcaggatacactctggacagactgccaacccatcgcagggcacacacacacacacacacacacactcattcactcatgcaatcacacactacggacaattttccagagatgcctattaacctaccatgcatgtctttggaccgggggaggaaaccggagtacccggagaaaacccccgaggcatggggagaacatgcaaactccacacacactcaaggcggaggcgggaatcgaacccccaaccctggaggtgtgaggcaaacgtgctaaccactaagccttgTGCCCCCAAAACATTGATTTGGATAGCTAATACAGTTATGATATaaaaacaccactgatgtgATAGTAGGGTAGTTTTCAGCACAGATTTGTTTTGATTGCAGTAAAGAGCATTGAATTGATCTGTATCAGTGGACATTACATTGACATAAGCAAGAGGTATGTTTATTCTTAGATAGCCAAAAGATTTAGAAAAGAATAAGGGCTACACTTTTGGCCCACCAACAGCTGTAAGATTGTTCTATAACATCCTGGCAAACACCATGAACCAACAAAGTTAAGTTATATGCAATGTTACATTCCAGCATGTCATTGTGTGCCAGAAGTGCCATTGGATCTCTGTGTGGTGTGAGGAGAGTTAAGCAATTTCCAGCAGCAGAAAGGTTGCATGCTATTGACTAGTCTCCTTATCAATTGATCGCAAGACGCCCGGAGAACTGaagaggagaaataaaaaatgagaggGTCCAAGCAGGCATTAAAGGTGCTGGTAAGGAGTGCGTATGGTCTCCAGTCAGGACTGTACCATCCAATAAATCCCACAAGATGAGACACGTTGTAGGGCATGAAGCAGATGATGAAGACCAGCAGGGTGGCTAGGGCAAGCCCAATGGCCCTGTAGCGTTTCTGAGGGTTGATGTTAGGTAGCCgagagaggatgaggatgaatCTGATGTAGCAGAAGCTGCAGACGATAAAAGGGATGCAGAACAGCAGGACAAACAATTCGAAACGGACAGGCAAAACATGCTTCAGCTGTTCTTCTGTAAACTCATAATAGCAGAGCTCTTTTTTGGATGAATCATTGACGGTGTTATTGAAGTTATACTGAATAATAATGACCGAGCTGCAATGTAACATGGAAACCAACCAGAATATAACGCATGCAATCATGGCATATCGAGGATGTCGCTTGAGTTTGTACTTGATTGGAAAGGCCACTCCCAGATAGCGATCCACACTGATAGCCATCAAAAGCAAGGTGCTGTTGTAAATGGTTGCGTAAAAGATAAATACTGAAAGCGAACAGAGAAAGTAGCTCATGGTCCATTTCATTTCGGCCGCCTCTTTCATGCGCAATGGAAGGAAGAACAGGAAGATCAGGTCAGAGATGGTGAGGCTGAGCAAGAATACATCGAGGGGTGTAGCTTGATGCTTCATCTTATGGATAAAGATGTAGAGAGCCAACAGATTAGTTGGAAGACCTGCGATCAGTGTAACTGAATCCACTGCCAGGACCAACTTGCTGAGATTCTCTGTCCACTGCATGGTTCTATATAAATAGTAGAAACAACATCAGAATTATAGCAGAAAATGTAATCATTCTCAATTCACcacttttgtcttttgtcagTTATGTCTTCAGTTTTGCTAATGCTACTTTAAGTCAAACTGTAAAATTAACAACCATTACTTCTAGCCCAAACTCATTACTAAACACAGAGAGGAACGCCTGACAACTGAGCTAAAATCATGTAAAcagatttcaaataaattgaTTTTGACATATTATTGTGTCATATTTACTtcaagaaagaagaaaaaagagaagttgGTGAGGGACTATTCTGTCAGTCATTGCTATACTGTAAGTAATAACAAGAACTAGCTTGttaacagtataaaaaaaaatttaaagtgaAAAGTACAAATTAATAAGTATTAGCAAAGGTATATTTCTGTCATGTAAAACACTCTGTCatatgaaaatatgtcatatggGTGGTGTCATGATGCAGCTCGGACtctggccacgtgcagttttgtttacgtttctcgtcacgtgtctgccctgccttcgtctgctccttcctgtcaccacacctgctcctcattgtgtcatgattgtcttgtatatttaattgtgccacgttgccttgtgcagcgcggaatctactgttgtcctgtcttgtcttcagtccgtgtcgtgttttgtgttcctctgttattaaaccctgttttgttttgctatcctgcgtctgggtccgcttcctgccctgtgtcatgacagaagattccgccgcaccaggacccagcaggatagcagctTGGATTtgggagctttttttttctcccccggACTTTgcgggtttggtgacatcggcccgcattttttcggtgagggacgccgctccgcatCCGGTTTCTTCGCAGGGGGAgccgcctcacttccgggttgtgggccatgtcgccagcccgagttttgttttgttttttcggtgtcctgtgatatcgccccgcatttgtccggtggggggcgtcgcttcacgTTTTGTTCTTCCTGTTCgtggggtgttgcaggcccaaattttttggattttctgttctttggaggatatatatatatatatttttttttcttcttccccgccctccctcccttcctgtTCCTGGTTCCTGTTTCCTGAGGGGTGGGACTGGCAGCGGTGCATCGGGAGTTATgcgcggcccttcagctcggctgtggacgtcattcggcccttcagctcagctATGGCAGTCGGGTagcccttctgcttggctgtggacatcgctcggccattctgcttggctgtggacgtcgttaggcccctctgctcggctgtggacgtcgctcggcccccGCTGGCTGCgccaccgtgtgccttgctcccccccacctgccttcgccgtgtgccttgctcccccccacctgccttcgccgtgtgccttgctccccccacctgccttcgccatGTGCCTCGCCCCCCCTCCTGGACCGTGTCGGGatttggcgcttcgggagccaCGCCTTGGGGGGGCctctgtcatgattcagctcggactCTGGCCACGTGtagttttgtttacgtttctcgtcacgtgtctgccctgccttcgtctgctccttcctgtcaccacagctgctcctcattgtgtcatgattgtcttgtacagttaattgtgccgcgttgccttctGCCGCGttgcggaatctactgttgtcctgtcttgtcttcagtccgtgtcgtgttttgtgttcctctgttattaaaccttgttttgttttgctatcctgcgtctgggttcgcttcctgccccgcgtcatgacaggtGGCTTGGATTGGAAGAGTCTCTTTTTATACACAATCATGTTGACCTAATAATTTGCAAATTGGTCCTCCAGCTGTTCCTTATATGTACCTTTAACTTTTCCGGCCTCTTATTGCTACCTgtccaacttttttggaatgtgtACAGTAGCTCTCATGAAATCCAAAAAGAGCCAATATTTGGCATgatatttcaaaatgtctcactttcagcatttgatatgttatctgtattctattgtgaataaaatatatgacgtaaattattgcattccttttttattcacaatttgtacagtgtctcaacttttttggaatcgggtttgtatatatgtatgttaaAGAAAGGATTTGAAAATTCTTGATGTAGACCAATTAAACACAAGCATTTGTCATCGAAATTAAAATTCCAATAATTCCACTTCAACCTGTGTGAGCAAATTCTGAATTTAAGTGAGTAATTGTTAATAGGCTGATCACAGAATAAGAGTAAGACACAGAGACCcgttcatttctaaaataatagGGTCTTCTTACCTTTGTTAATGCTGGTGGTATCCCTGGCTCTGATGTCTCCAGTATGTACTTAAATGCTCTACCTAATGAATTGGCAATTTAATGCACagtgaaaacaataaaacacacacatcctctttTATACCTCAGATTACATCATCTCAAAGTGTTGTGCATTACAGGAACTGAACAAATAT
This genomic stretch from Tachysurus fulvidraco isolate hzauxx_2018 chromosome 25, HZAU_PFXX_2.0, whole genome shotgun sequence harbors:
- the LOC113647205 gene encoding free fatty acid receptor 2-like, with the translated sequence MQWTENLSKLVLAVDSVTLIAGLPTNLLALYIFIHKMKHQATPLDVFLLSLTISDLIFLFFLPLRMKEAAEMKWTMSYFLCSLSVFIFYATIYNSTLLLMAISVDRYLGVAFPIKYKLKRHPRYAMIACVIFWLVSMLHCSSVIIIQYNFNNTVNDSSKKELCYYEFTEEQLKHVLPVRFELFVLLFCIPFIVCSFCYIRFILILSRLPNINPQKRYRAIGLALATLLVFIICFMPYNVSHLVGFIGWYSPDWRPYALLTSTFNACLDPLIFYFSSSVLRASCDQLIRRLVNSMQPFCCWKLLNSPHTTQRSNGTSGTQ